A portion of the Vicingus serpentipes genome contains these proteins:
- a CDS encoding PD40 domain-containing protein, whose translation MKNIISLLILNCAVFLSVKAQSPDLKKIIKSADDRFEMQDFFGAEKLYNQAYDLDSLNKTVNYKLGVCNFELKDFKKAEFFFIKSSSAVSLEIFRYKAAIAHADKKFKKAINYYNAYKLIIGDKDLTNEEVNSLIAKSIYAETVIKNPRNVSIINIGSNVNTEYDEYVPLISADEEIMVFTSRRPESTGNLLDPNGRFFEDIYSSKSIGKEWQKPIQLGNGINTKTNDASAGLSADGQLLFIFRTNDDLISGDLYECRMGLDEWETPKKLPSNINSKYIESSASIVPNERTLYFSSDRDGGYGGKDIYKAERLPNGSWGMVQNLGPTINTSNDEDAPFIHADGRTLYFSSTGHQNMGGYDIFKTKLNESGEWTNPENLGYPINSVNHDIFFVIAADGKTGYYSSLREGGYGGQDIYKVLLNDEFEKLTVIKGEVLGEDKEPISAKITLIDIESASIQGIYKSKDGTGKFIMLVKPGKAYNYVIQADGYHPKTDDLDFDIKSNTPIKFTLEPKN comes from the coding sequence ATGAAAAATATTATTAGTTTACTAATTTTAAACTGTGCTGTGTTTTTATCTGTAAAAGCACAATCTCCAGATTTGAAAAAAATTATTAAATCTGCTGATGACCGATTTGAAATGCAAGATTTTTTTGGAGCCGAAAAGCTATATAATCAAGCTTATGATTTAGACTCATTAAATAAAACAGTAAATTATAAATTGGGTGTATGCAATTTTGAATTGAAAGATTTTAAAAAGGCTGAGTTTTTTTTCATTAAAAGTAGTAGTGCTGTAAGTTTAGAAATATTCAGATATAAAGCAGCTATAGCACATGCTGATAAAAAATTTAAAAAAGCAATAAATTATTATAATGCATATAAATTAATAATTGGAGATAAAGATTTAACAAATGAAGAAGTAAATAGTTTAATTGCAAAATCTATATATGCAGAGACAGTTATTAAGAATCCAAGAAATGTTTCGATTATAAATATAGGTTCAAATGTAAATACTGAATATGATGAATATGTTCCATTAATTTCTGCAGATGAAGAGATTATGGTTTTTACATCAAGAAGACCTGAAAGCACAGGGAATTTATTAGATCCGAATGGAAGATTTTTTGAAGATATTTATTCATCAAAAAGTATTGGTAAAGAATGGCAAAAACCAATTCAATTAGGAAACGGAATAAATACAAAAACTAATGATGCATCAGCAGGACTTTCGGCAGATGGTCAATTATTATTTATTTTTAGGACAAATGATGATTTAATTTCCGGAGATTTATATGAATGTAGAATGGGATTAGATGAGTGGGAGACTCCTAAAAAATTACCTTCAAATATAAATTCTAAATACATTGAATCAAGTGCTTCTATTGTTCCAAATGAACGAACTCTATACTTTTCGAGTGATAGAGATGGTGGTTATGGAGGTAAGGATATTTATAAGGCTGAAAGATTACCAAATGGAAGTTGGGGGATGGTTCAAAATTTAGGACCAACAATAAATACATCAAATGATGAGGATGCACCGTTTATTCACGCTGATGGTAGAACTTTGTATTTTAGCTCAACAGGACATCAAAATATGGGAGGGTACGATATTTTTAAAACTAAACTAAATGAATCTGGAGAATGGACTAATCCTGAAAATTTAGGTTACCCGATTAATAGTGTTAATCATGATATATTTTTTGTGATTGCAGCCGATGGAAAAACTGGATATTACTCTTCTTTGAGAGAAGGTGGTTACGGAGGTCAAGATATATATAAAGTTCTACTTAATGATGAATTTGAAAAACTTACAGTTATAAAAGGTGAAGTTTTAGGGGAAGATAAAGAGCCTATTTCAGCTAAGATTACTTTAATAGATATAGAGTCAGCTTCGATTCAAGGTATCTATAAATCAAAAGATGGAACGGGTAAATTTATAATGTTAGTTAAGCCTGGTAAAGCTTATAATTATGTAATTCAAGCAGATGGTTATCACCCCAAAACAGATGATTTAGATTTTGACATCAAAAGTAATACACCAATTAAATTTACTTTAGAGCCTAAAAATTGA
- a CDS encoding PorP/SprF family type IX secretion system membrane protein, which produces MRKLISIFLFVFLCSVIKIGAQDMQFTQFNAAPLYLNPAFTGSTIQHRFASIYRNQWTAIPGHYNNFAFSYDYNLADMNSGLGLVFAREQAGTAGLSTTELGLLYSYRFLLKKQVYIQAGLKFNYIRTGINFSELVFNDQLYTDGAATTESLLLQNTSYLDLTSGVLIYSSKFWGGIAVNHMNQPNQSLTNNESPLYLKLSMHGGYKFDIDDGNKRSAAKYFNLAFHYKAQHKFDQLDLGVYYTQEPLVFGLWYRGIPLVKSYQGVLNNDAVAIILGYVIPESNLSIGYSYDATISRLVSSSAGSHEISIIYEVASKRKKKRNRKFFAPCAKF; this is translated from the coding sequence TTGAGAAAATTAATAAGCATATTTCTTTTTGTTTTTTTGTGTTCAGTTATTAAAATTGGAGCACAGGATATGCAATTTACTCAATTTAATGCTGCTCCGTTGTATCTAAATCCTGCATTTACTGGTTCAACAATTCAACATCGTTTTGCTTCAATTTATCGAAATCAATGGACAGCCATACCTGGGCATTATAATAATTTTGCTTTTTCATACGATTATAATTTAGCTGATATGAATAGTGGGTTAGGATTGGTTTTTGCGAGAGAACAGGCAGGTACAGCTGGTTTAAGTACTACTGAGTTAGGGTTATTATATTCATATCGATTTCTTTTGAAGAAACAGGTTTATATTCAAGCGGGATTAAAATTTAATTACATAAGAACAGGTATTAATTTTTCTGAATTGGTTTTCAATGATCAACTTTATACTGATGGTGCTGCAACCACAGAGTCTTTATTGCTTCAAAATACATCATATTTAGATTTAACCAGTGGAGTATTGATTTATAGTAGCAAATTTTGGGGAGGAATTGCAGTAAATCATATGAATCAACCAAATCAATCTCTAACTAACAATGAAAGCCCTTTGTATTTAAAACTTTCTATGCATGGAGGTTATAAATTTGATATTGACGATGGAAATAAAAGAAGTGCTGCTAAGTATTTTAATTTAGCCTTTCATTACAAAGCTCAACATAAGTTTGATCAGTTAGATTTAGGAGTTTATTATACCCAAGAGCCACTTGTTTTCGGTCTTTGGTATAGAGGTATTCCTTTGGTAAAATCTTATCAAGGAGTTTTAAATAATGATGCTGTAGCCATAATTCTAGGTTATGTAATTCCAGAATCAAATTTAAGTATTGGTTATAGCTATGATGCTACGATTTCTAGGTTAGTATCAAGTTCAGCTGGATCGCACGAAATTTCTATTATTTACGAAGTTGCAAGTAAACGCAAGAAAAAACGAAATCGTAAATTCTTTGCACCATGTGCTAAGTTTTAA
- the mazG gene encoding nucleoside triphosphate pyrophosphohydrolase, with amino-acid sequence MKQEAEAFVRLLNIMNDLRAKCPWDMKQTMQSLRHLTIEETYELTDAILDNDLEEVKKELGDLMLHLVFYAKIGSETNSFNITDVLNGICEKLIHRHPHIYGDVEVTNEDEVKANWEKLKLKEGKKSVLEGVPKSLPALVKAVRIQDKARGVGFDWDNKEQVWEKVNEEIEEFKVEADKKSDKMEDEFGDVLFSLINYGRFLNLNPEDALEKTNKKFIKRFQYLETESAKDGKKMGEMTLEEMDVYWNKAKAL; translated from the coding sequence GAAGCAGAAGCATTTGTAAGATTACTCAATATAATGAACGATTTAAGAGCTAAATGCCCATGGGATATGAAACAAACCATGCAAAGCTTAAGACACTTAACCATTGAGGAAACTTATGAGTTAACCGATGCTATTCTTGACAATGATTTAGAAGAAGTAAAAAAAGAATTAGGTGACTTAATGTTACATCTAGTCTTTTATGCAAAAATTGGTTCTGAAACTAATAGCTTTAACATTACTGATGTTTTAAATGGAATTTGCGAAAAATTAATTCATCGTCATCCTCATATTTACGGAGATGTTGAAGTTACCAATGAAGATGAAGTTAAAGCAAATTGGGAAAAACTAAAATTAAAAGAAGGTAAAAAATCAGTTTTAGAAGGTGTTCCTAAGTCTTTACCTGCATTAGTAAAAGCAGTTAGAATACAAGATAAAGCACGTGGTGTTGGCTTTGACTGGGACAATAAAGAGCAAGTATGGGAAAAAGTAAATGAAGAAATAGAAGAGTTTAAAGTTGAAGCTGATAAAAAAAGTGATAAAATGGAAGATGAATTTGGAGATGTTCTCTTTTCATTAATAAATTATGGACGTTTTCTTAATCTTAACCCAGAGGATGCCCTTGAAAAAACTAACAAGAAATTTATAAAGCGATTTCAATACTTAGAAACCGAATCGGCTAAAGATGGCAAAAAAATGGGTGAAATGACTTTAGAGGAAATGGACGTTTATTGGAATAAAGCTAAAGCTTTGTAA